The DNA sequence CGCCATAATAGCAATCCCCCTCTCCTTGGAAAATATGTAACGACACTTACACTATTTTACCACGTTCGCTCTGTGCGAGGCTAAGTTTGCTAAGTGCGGACGGGCCTTTTCATCGCTCATCGCAACAGTTAATAACAGGCGAAAGATGACCGGATGACCGAGGAAAATTCCGTCACATAGCGAAAAGACTACTTCCTGCGAAAAAAACACGCATTGGAAGTAGCCTCTCCCTTCAAAAGATGCATTTGAACGCCGACGCTAACCGCCGACAACTCGGTCGAAGTCGCGCACGAATGTCCCAAACGAGTACTCCTTGCCCGGCTTGTCCAGACGCACCTTGCACAGTTTGCCGACGAGCGATTCGTTCGCCGGAAAGACGAGTTTCAAATAGTTGTCGCTATGCCCTTCGTACAAGCCGCTTTCCGGATCCTCTTTATACGGCTGTTCCGGGATCACTTCGAGTACGTCGTTTTGGAACTTGGCCGCATACGCCTCGCTCAGTCGCTCGGACAAGGCGATTAAGCGCTGCACACGTGCGTTCTTCACTTCCTCGTCGATTTGGTCCGTCATGCGCGCGGCCGGCGTACCGGTGCGCATCGAGTACGGGAAGACGTGCAGTTCGGCAAAGTTAATTTCTTCGATGAAGCGGTACGTGTTTTCAAACATCTCGTCCGTCTCGCCGGGAAAGCCGACGATAATGTCGGACGTAACCGCGAGATCAGGCAACGCTTGGCGAATCTTAGCGATCTTGTCGCGGTACTCAGCAACCGTATATTTACGGCGCATCCGCTTCAGCACCGCATCGTCCCCCGCCTGCAGCGGGATGTGCAAGTGGCGGCACATTTTGTCGGATTCGCCAAGTACCTCTAACACGCGCTCGTCGATTTGGCTCGCCTCGATCGAGCTGATGCGGATCCGTTTCAGCCCGTCGATTGTATCTAAATCCCACAACAGGTCGGCGAGCTTGTAGTCCTCAAAATCCTCACCGTAACCGCCAGTATGAATGCCGGTAAGGACGATCTCTTTGTAGCCGGCGTCTACTAACTGGCGCGCCTGCTTTAACACGTTCTCGGGCTTGCGGCTTCGCATTAAGCCGCGCGACCAAGGGATAATGCAAAAAGTACAAAAATTATTGCATCCTTCTTGTATTTTTAACGAGGCACGCGTGCGCTCCGAGTAGGCGGGCACGTCGAGCTCTTCGAATTCGCGGTTTTTCATAATATTTTTCACCGCGTTGACCGGTTGGCGGCGGGCGCGGTGTTCTTCGATGTGCGTGAGCAGTTGATCGCGCCCTTGCGTCCCGACGACGACGTCGACCCCCGGGATTGCCAAAATATCACCGGGCGACGTTTGCGCGTAACAGCCCGTCACGGCAACGACCGCATCGGGATTGCGGCGTACCGCGCGGCGAATCGTTTGCCGACTCTTTTTGTCCCCCGTGTTCGTCACCGTACACGTGTTAATGACGTACACATCCGCCTTCGCTTCGAAGTCGACTTTTTCATAGCCGGCGCGTTTAAACAGTTGCCACATCGCATCTGTTTCATAGTGGTTGACTTTGCATCCTAACGTGTGAAAGGCAACCCTTTGCATCGAACCACTCCTTTCCTCGGTTGTTATCTATTGCACGTGTTGTATGCACTACGTATGTTATACTTTTTGTACGTTCCGTACGTTTCGTGCGCGTCTTGGTAAGTTCCAAGCGATGCTCCCATTCATTCGCAACCGATACCCCTCTTGATAAGATTCCGGGGTACATCTTCCTAATTTTATCGTTTTTGCGCGGTAATCGCTACCCAATCGTCTTGGTAGATTGTTTCCACAATGCGAAACTGGTGTGCCTCGAGGGCCTCGGTGACGAGTCGCTCCTTTGCCTCGATAATGCCAGACATAATGTAATAGCCGCCTGGTTTAAGGACACGTGCGGCATCGCCGACGAACTGCAGGATGACTTCCGCTAAAATATTAGCCAGCGCAATGTCAAAGGGTCCTTCGACACCGTGCAATAAATCGTTTTGGCGCACTGCAACCTGTGCCTCGGCACCGTTCGTACGGACGTTTTCCCGCGTCACCTCTACAGCGACATCGTCGACGTCGAGCGCGAGTACGCTGGCCGTACCGAGCTTCGCCGCCGCAATGCTGAGGATCCCGCTGCCGCAACCGACGTCGACGACCCGTTCCCCACCTTGTACGATTTTTTCTAACGAGCGAAGGACGAGTGCTGTTGAAGGGTGAGTGCCCGTACCGAACGCCATTCCCGGGTCGAGTTCGATGACAATGTCGCCAGAGTGCGGCGGTTCGTACGCTTCCCAAGTCGGCTTCACGATCAGTTTCTCCGCGAGGCGCGTCGGCTTATAATATTTTTTCCAGGCGGACTCCCAGTCGCGCGGATCGACTTCGTTAACGGTAACCGTACCCGGACCGATGTCCAAATCGTAAGCGACTAACCCGGCGACGCGCGCGGTGACATTCTCCACCGTTTCCGCCAAGTTGCTGCCGAGCGGCAAATACGCTTTTAAAATGACACCTTCAGACGGGTAATCTTCGACGTTCAACTCATATATTTCGCCGTACGACGCCTCCCACTCCCGCTCTGGGAGCGCCGAATCTTCGATGACGACACCTTTCGCCCCCGCCTCGTACAAAATGTTCGCCGCCGCCTCTTGCGCTTCGTGCCCGATATGAACACAAATTTCAGCCCATTTCGTCATCGTCCCACTCCTTATTGCGATTAAGCCACTCAAAATACGTTCCCATAAGATCGCGCGTGATCACATGTCACTCGCTGCTCCACTATTTAGAAGCTGTACGTCAAACGTATGCCGCTTGTGCGCTTTAACCGCTGTGTTTGCTCCACTCCAATCGGAAACACGCACACACGCACTAACGCATATCAATCACCGGTAAATGCCCGCTTCATTCGCTCAAAAAAACCGACGTCTTCCCCGTGCGCCTTCTCGCCGCCCACATCCGCAAACTCGCGTAATAAGTCTTTCTGTTTCTCGGACAGACGTGTCGGTGTGACGACGACGACCTTCACGTGCTGGTCACCTTGCCCGTAACCGCGAATGCGCGGCACACCTTTATTGCGCAAGCGGAAGTATGTGTCCGTCTGCGTACCGGCAGGTACTTTCAGCTTTACGCGCCCGTGCAGAGTCGGCACTTCGATTTCATCGCCGAGTGCCGCCTGGACAAACGTGAGTGGCACTTCGCAGTAAATGTCGTCCCCTTGCCGTTCAAAAAACTCGTGCGGTTCGACGTGAATCACAATGTATAGATCGCCCGGCGGCCCACCGTTTACGCCGGCTTCTCCTTCACCGGAGATGCGCAGGCGCGCCCCGTCGTCGACGCCAGCCGGAACTTTCACGTTGATTTTCTTACGCTTGTTCACTTGACCAGAACCGTGACATGTCGAACACTTTTCTTTAATAATTTTCCCTTGCCCGTTACAGTTTTGACAGACGCGACGGTTGACAATGCGACCGAACGGCGTGTTTTGCACCATTTCTTGCTGTCCCGTCCCGCGACAGACCGAACACGTCTCCGGGTTTGTCCCCGGCTTCGCACCACTGCCGTGACACGTCGCACACGTCTCCGTACGCGGAATTTCAATATCTATTTCTTTACCGAAAACCGCATCTTTAAACGCGACCGTCATATTGTATTGTAAATCGGCACCTTGTCGTGGGGCGTTCGGGTTTTGTCGCCGCCCACCACCGCCGAAAAACATATCGAAAATGTCGCCGAACCCGCCGAAGTCACCCGCTCCGCCAAAGCCACCGCCGTCACCAAATGCTGCGTTCGGATCAGCGTGTCCGAATTGGTCGTAGTTCGCTTTCGCTTGCGGGTCGCTCAACACGTCGTACGCTTCTTTAACTTCCTTAAATTTCTCTTCTGCATCTGGCGCTTTATTCACGTCAGGGTGATACTTGCGCGCCAGTTTGCGGTACGCTTTTTTAATCTCCTCGGGAGATGCCTCTTGACCGACACCTAATACTTCGTAGTAGTCTCGTTTACTCACAACCTCACCCCTTACTAAAAAAATGCCGCTTCAGACAGACGAAAGTACCGACCACATTGACCACACTGACCACACCGACATTCGCCCCATTGTACACCGTCTTTCTCGCCCCACCGGACACTGCTCCCTGCTGCCTGCTCCACACACGTTGCTCGTCTCCCGACGCTTGCAGGGGGCCGCCAACCATGCACATCGCTTGGCACTCGCCCTTAGGACCCTAAACGGCGGAAGACGGTCAAAGCCTAAACTAGCCCCGGCTTTAACCGTCCCGAGAAAAATGCCTTATATTGTTAACTTATTTTTTCTCGTCGCCCTTCTCGTCCTTCACTTCTTCGAAATCAGCGTCGACGACGTTGTCGTCCGCCTTTCCGCCAGTTGCTCCTTGCTCCTCGTTCCCTTGGCTCGCTTGCGCTTGCTGTGCGGCTTGCTCATACAATTTCACGGACAACTGCTGTACGACTTCTTGCAGTTCGTCTTTTGCCTTCTTAATCGCTTCGGAGTCGTCGCCTTCGAGCGCTTTTTTCAATTGCTCTTTCGCGTCTTCCGCTTTTTTCTTCTCCGCTTCGTCCACTTTGTCGCCGAGGTCTTTCAGCGTTTTTTCCGTCGCAAAAATGAGTTGGTCCGCTTCGTTGCGCAATTCTACTTTTTCGCGTCGCTGTTGGTCTTCTTCCGCGTGCGCTTCCGCATCTTTGATCATTTGGTCAATTTCTTCGTCGCTCAAGCCGCTCGACGACGTAATCGTAATTTTTTGGCTCTTACCTGTACCCAAGTCTTTCGCCGACACGTTGACGATGCCGTTCGCGTCAATGTCAAACGACACTTCGATTTGCGGAACGCCGCGCGGTGCCGGTGGGATATCGGTCAGTTGGAAGCGTCCGAGCGTCTTGTTGCCCGCCGCCATTTGCCGCTCCCCTTGCAGCACGTGAATATCAACCGACGTCTGATTGTCTGCTGCCGTCGAGAAAGTTTGCGACTTACTCGTCGGAATCGTCGTATTGCGTTCGATCAGCTTCGTAAATACGCCGCCCAGCGTTTCGATCCCGAGGGATAGCGGCGTGACGTCTAACAGTACGACGTCTTTCACCTCGCCGGCTAAAACGCCCGCTTGCACAGCAGCCCCGAGGGCGACGACTTCGTCCGGGTTGACGCCTTTGTGCGGTTCTTGTCCCGTTAACTTCTTAATCGCTTCTTGTACCGCCGGAATGCGCGTCGAGCCGCCGACCAAAATGACGCGGTCGATGTCGTTCGGCTGAAGGCCCGCATCGCTAAGCGCCCGCCGAGTAGGTCCCATCGTCCGCTCCACGAGGTCACTGGTCAACTCCTCGAATTTCGCGCGAGTCAAGGTGACCTGTAAGTGCTTCGGTCCGGTGGCGTCAGCCGTAATAAAGGGCAGCGAAATGTCGGTCGTCAGGACGCCGGACAGGTCTTTCTTCGCTTTTTCCGCCGCGTCTTTCAACCGCTGCGTCGCCATGTTGTCCTTACCCAAATCGATGCCGTGTTCTTTTTTGAACTCTTCCACCAAGTAATCGATGATGGCGTCGTCGAAATCGTCGCCACCTAGTTTGTTGTCACCGCTCGTCGCCTTAACTTCGAAAAAGCCGTCGCCCAATTCGAGAATCGACACGTCAAACGTCCCGCCACCTAAGTCAAAGACGAGAATCGTCTGATCTTCGCCTTTTTCTAACCCGTAAGCGAGTGCTGCAGCCGTCGGTTCGTTGACGATGCGCTCCACTTCGAGGCCAGCAATGCGTCCGGCGTCTTTCGTCGCTTGCCGCTGGCTGTCGTTAAAATAGGCCGGTACGGTAATAACGGCCTTCGTCACCGTTTCACCTAAGTACGCTTCCGCGTCAGATTTTAGTTTTTGCAAAATCATCGCCGAAAGCTCTTGCGGCGTATAGTCTTTTCCTTCGATTGTCTTCTTGAAGTTCGAGCCCATGTGGCGCTTAATCGACATGACAGTGTTGTCTGGGTTCGTAATCGCCTGCCGCTTCGCCAATTCACCGACTAACCGTTCACCGTCTTTGGAGAAGCCGATGACAGACGGTGTCGTACGGTTCCCTTCCGGGTTCGGAATGACGACTGCTTCGCCGCCTTCCATAACTGCTACACACGAGTTTGTCGTTCCTAAGTCAATTCCGATCGCTTTACTCATCGTGTTCAATTACCTCCTCGTCGTTCCACCCAATAAAAATGTCTTCTTTAAACGTTCGGTTACTTCCCTTTAGTTGCGTCCTTTAATTGCGTCGTTTAGTTACTTACTTTAACCATCGCTGGCCGGATGACCCGATCCTTCAATTGGTAGCCTTTTTGAAACTCTTCTACGACGATCCCGGGCTCGTGCTCATCGCTTGCCACTTGCATGACCGCCTCGTGAAACTCGGGGTTAAACGGTTCGCCGACCGCGGCGATCGGCGCTAAGCCTTCCGCTGCTAAAATGTCTAATATTTGCCGGTTTACCATTTTCACTCCTTCGAGGAGCCCACTCGCGTCGGTCGCGTTCGCGTCTTTCCCGGCGGCAATCGCTCGCTCCAAATTGTCGAGCGCGGGCAGAAGCCCTTTGACCACGGGAAGTGCGGCGTATTTAAGCAATTCTTCTTTTTCTTTGCGCGTACGGCGGCGGAAGTTTTCCAAATCTGCCTGTGCCCGCAACTGCTGGTTTTTCGCCTCAGTTAGTTGTGCGGTTAGCTGTGTCACTTGCTCTTTAAGCTCTCTCACTTCGGCATCAGCATCAGCATCACCACCGGCATGCGTCGCACATGCGTCGGAAGCGTCTTTGCGTGTTGCTTCCGCTGCAGTTTCCTCAACATTTTCATCGGCGCCAGTAGCGCCCGCGCTAGTCGCACCATTAGAGGGCGCACGGTTACCGCCTCGAGCGTCGTCTTCTATATGATCGTCAGGGGTAGTGGCAGTCGTCTCTTCTGCATTTATTTCTACCCCTTTTGTCGCGTTAGAATCCGCATGTAATGGTGTATCTCGCATTTGTTCGTCCACGTACTTTCACCCCCTGCTTAAAGTACACATTATAGCGACAGTCCGTCGCCAACACTTTTTGAACATTTGTTTAACAATTATATATGTAAATGAGCATAGTTAGTGGGGATTCACCCCACTAACTGCTCATTAACACACTTTTTTTGCCTCTGCGCTCGAAGGGTGCGCAAGAAAAAAATCCTCATAAACTGCTCGTCGCCCAGTCCATCGTGACACAGCGCATTCGTGACACACTATGTTACGACTGATCGGTT is a window from the Numidum massiliense genome containing:
- the mtaB gene encoding tRNA (N(6)-L-threonylcarbamoyladenosine(37)-C(2))-methylthiotransferase MtaB → MQRVAFHTLGCKVNHYETDAMWQLFKRAGYEKVDFEAKADVYVINTCTVTNTGDKKSRQTIRRAVRRNPDAVVAVTGCYAQTSPGDILAIPGVDVVVGTQGRDQLLTHIEEHRARRQPVNAVKNIMKNREFEELDVPAYSERTRASLKIQEGCNNFCTFCIIPWSRGLMRSRKPENVLKQARQLVDAGYKEIVLTGIHTGGYGEDFEDYKLADLLWDLDTIDGLKRIRISSIEASQIDERVLEVLGESDKMCRHLHIPLQAGDDAVLKRMRRKYTVAEYRDKIAKIRQALPDLAVTSDIIVGFPGETDEMFENTYRFIEEINFAELHVFPYSMRTGTPAARMTDQIDEEVKNARVQRLIALSERLSEAYAAKFQNDVLEVIPEQPYKEDPESGLYEGHSDNYLKLVFPANESLVGKLCKVRLDKPGKEYSFGTFVRDFDRVVGG
- the prmA gene encoding 50S ribosomal protein L11 methyltransferase, producing the protein MTKWAEICVHIGHEAQEAAANILYEAGAKGVVIEDSALPEREWEASYGEIYELNVEDYPSEGVILKAYLPLGSNLAETVENVTARVAGLVAYDLDIGPGTVTVNEVDPRDWESAWKKYYKPTRLAEKLIVKPTWEAYEPPHSGDIVIELDPGMAFGTGTHPSTALVLRSLEKIVQGGERVVDVGCGSGILSIAAAKLGTASVLALDVDDVAVEVTRENVRTNGAEAQVAVRQNDLLHGVEGPFDIALANILAEVILQFVGDAARVLKPGGYYIMSGIIEAKERLVTEALEAHQFRIVETIYQDDWVAITAQKR
- the dnaJ gene encoding molecular chaperone DnaJ, with translation MSKRDYYEVLGVGQEASPEEIKKAYRKLARKYHPDVNKAPDAEEKFKEVKEAYDVLSDPQAKANYDQFGHADPNAAFGDGGGFGGAGDFGGFGDIFDMFFGGGGRRQNPNAPRQGADLQYNMTVAFKDAVFGKEIDIEIPRTETCATCHGSGAKPGTNPETCSVCRGTGQQEMVQNTPFGRIVNRRVCQNCNGQGKIIKEKCSTCHGSGQVNKRKKINVKVPAGVDDGARLRISGEGEAGVNGGPPGDLYIVIHVEPHEFFERQGDDIYCEVPLTFVQAALGDEIEVPTLHGRVKLKVPAGTQTDTYFRLRNKGVPRIRGYGQGDQHVKVVVVTPTRLSEKQKDLLREFADVGGEKAHGEDVGFFERMKRAFTGD
- the dnaK gene encoding molecular chaperone DnaK: MSKAIGIDLGTTNSCVAVMEGGEAVVIPNPEGNRTTPSVIGFSKDGERLVGELAKRQAITNPDNTVMSIKRHMGSNFKKTIEGKDYTPQELSAMILQKLKSDAEAYLGETVTKAVITVPAYFNDSQRQATKDAGRIAGLEVERIVNEPTAAALAYGLEKGEDQTILVFDLGGGTFDVSILELGDGFFEVKATSGDNKLGGDDFDDAIIDYLVEEFKKEHGIDLGKDNMATQRLKDAAEKAKKDLSGVLTTDISLPFITADATGPKHLQVTLTRAKFEELTSDLVERTMGPTRRALSDAGLQPNDIDRVILVGGSTRIPAVQEAIKKLTGQEPHKGVNPDEVVALGAAVQAGVLAGEVKDVVLLDVTPLSLGIETLGGVFTKLIERNTTIPTSKSQTFSTAADNQTSVDIHVLQGERQMAAGNKTLGRFQLTDIPPAPRGVPQIEVSFDIDANGIVNVSAKDLGTGKSQKITITSSSGLSDEEIDQMIKDAEAHAEEDQQRREKVELRNEADQLIFATEKTLKDLGDKVDEAEKKKAEDAKEQLKKALEGDDSEAIKKAKDELQEVVQQLSVKLYEQAAQQAQASQGNEEQGATGGKADDNVVDADFEEVKDEKGDEKK
- the grpE gene encoding nucleotide exchange factor GrpE produces the protein MDEQMRDTPLHADSNATKGVEINAEETTATTPDDHIEDDARGGNRAPSNGATSAGATGADENVEETAAEATRKDASDACATHAGGDADADAEVRELKEQVTQLTAQLTEAKNQQLRAQADLENFRRRTRKEKEELLKYAALPVVKGLLPALDNLERAIAAGKDANATDASGLLEGVKMVNRQILDILAAEGLAPIAAVGEPFNPEFHEAVMQVASDEHEPGIVVEEFQKGYQLKDRVIRPAMVKVSN